Proteins encoded in a region of the Sugiyamaella lignohabitans strain CBS 10342 chromosome B, complete sequence genome:
- the ATP5 gene encoding F1F0 ATP synthase subunit 5 (Subunit 5 of the stator stalk of mitochondrial F1F0 ATP synthase; F1F0 ATP synthase is a large, evolutionarily conserved enzyme complex required for ATP synthesis; homologous to bovine subunit OSCP (oligomycin sensitivity-conferring protein); phosphorylated; GO_component: GO:0016021 - integral component of membrane [Evidence ISM] [PMID 12192589]; GO_component: GO:0016020 - membrane [Evidence IEA,IEA]; GO_component: GO:0005743 - mitochondrial inner membrane [Evidence IEA,IEA]; GO_component: GO:0005753 - mitochondrial proton-transporting ATP synthase complex [Evidence IDA] [PMID 10066811]; GO_component: GO:0000274 - mitochondrial proton-transporting ATP synthase, stator stalk [Evidence IMP,ISS] [PMID 2146269]; GO_component: GO:0005739 - mitochondrion [Evidence IEA,IEA]; GO_component: GO:0005739 - mitochondrion [Evidence IDA] [PMID 16823961]; GO_function: GO:0046933 - proton-transporting ATP synthase activity, rotational mechanism [Evidence IEA]; GO_function: GO:0046933 - proton-transporting ATP synthase activity, rotational mechanism [Evidence IDA] [PMID 20691145]; GO_function: GO:0046933 - proton-transporting ATP synthase activity, rotational mechanism [Evidence IMP] [PMID 7866306]; GO_process: GO:0006754 - ATP biosynthetic process [Evidence IEA]; GO_process: GO:0015986 - ATP synthesis coupled proton transport [Evidence IEA]; GO_process: GO:0015986 - ATP synthesis coupled proton transport [Evidence IMP] [PMID 15254373]; GO_process: GO:0015986 - ATP synthesis coupled proton transport [Evidence IDA] [PMID 20691145]; GO_process: GO:0015986 - ATP synthesis coupled proton transport [Evidence IMP,ISS] [PMID 2146269]; GO_process: GO:0006811 - ion transport [Evidence IEA]; GO_process: GO:0015992 - proton transport [Evidence IEA]; GO_process: GO:0006810 - transport [Evidence IEA]) has translation MFVRALRQPMALRAIARTYATKASTAPPVQLFGIDGSYASALYTASAKDSTIEATEKGLTSLKSLISEDAKLATIIANPALSASDKKTVVEAISQSAGLDKTVSNFLSVLADNNRLSLLPEVITKFEVLSNAHQGFVDATVTSASPLDDKTLGRLKAAISQSEFVGEGKKLRITNDVKSEILGGLVVEIGDRTVDLSVSAKIARLNKLLTDSV, from the coding sequence ATGTTTGTCAGAGCTCTTCGCCAACCTATGGCCCTCCGTGCCATTGCTCGTACCTATGCTACCAAGGCCTCGACTGCTCCCCCTGTGCAATTGTTCGGTATCGACGGTTCCTACGCATCTGCTCTTTATACTGCTTCCGCCAAGGACTCTACAATTGAGGCTACTGAGAAGGGTCTTACTTCCTTAAAGTCTTTGATTTCTGAGGACGCCAAGCTCGCTACTATCATTGCCAACCCTGCTTTATCTGCATCTGACAAGAAGACTGTTGTCGAAGCTATCTCTCAATCCGCTGGTTTGGACAAGACTGTCAGCAACTTTTTGTCTGTCTTGGCTGATAACAACCgtctttctcttctccCTGAGGTTATTACCAAATTCGAGGTTCTTTCAAATGCCCACCAAGGATTTGTTGATGCCACTGTTACCTCTGCTAGCCCTCTTGATGACAAGACCCTTGGTCGTCTTAAGGCTGCCATCTCTCAATCCGAGTTTGTTGGTGAGGGTAAGAAGCTACGTATCACCAACGACGTTAAGTCTGAAATTTTGGGAGGTCTTGTTGTCGAGATTGGTGACCGTACTGTTGACTTGAGTGTCTCGGCTAAGATTGCTCGTCTCAACAAGCTTTTGACTGACTCTGTCTAA
- the SPO71 gene encoding Spo71p (Meiosis-specific protein required for spore wall formation; localizes to prospore membrane (PSM) and is required for PSM closure during sporulation; mediates PSM size; interacts with Spo1p and Vps13p and recruits Vps13p to the PSM during sporulation; mutants exhibit reduction in PSM PtdIns-phosphate pools; dispensable for both nuclear divisions during meiosis; contains two PH domains; GO_component: GO:0005628 - prospore membrane [Evidence IDA] [PMID 24036347]; GO_function: GO:0003674 - molecular_function [Evidence ND]; GO_process: GO:0030476 - ascospore wall assembly [Evidence IMP] [PMID 22611022]; GO_process: GO:0030476 - ascospore wall assembly [Evidence IEP,IMP] [PMID 9784122]; GO_process: GO:1902657 - protein localization to prospore membrane [Evidence IDA] [PMID 24036347]; GO_process: GO:0030435 - sporulation resulting in formation of a cellular spore [Evidence IEA]) yields the protein MTSSLSATLEEMDPEADHKDPNIIRKSSYTALRLYNEVPSQIDQETRIIFVGPVPMEWLVANKKTYGSWGKMKSLFPKVYSRLWTDQGSQAAANDDVRKITNAAVAAAANRMAAEQQNGNPVEGVATSSGSIPNTGGPLVAGPEGVIRAIDDLVIAPRISVDSTDPMTSFDAVSDDDAWISTDDRPDLVPNHSSDLVPQRYVAADDLVSLNLDSSSIAEHVLENEDPEPEEEPGENEESSYPHADRTDDLMLSRYLTTEGATSTLRTLPAASDEYPYNSGSQNSSQQSLSRGSHFYSNTRSSRNENVSHDGDSPLASYGNGPTGIISDDDSRMSPSPRSTSHLLGDTSRPPSQLDLSSSHSKTFQPALVYKTTPHTNSASEPTPLFTATDSSVSTMGSMQSYFTARESVVSTGRSDSESSRNNSYFPPQDDYIASNAADSVQSNGSTDDSSTSTVKPNKPHEHSLSGTVPLAAETSTATAVNQIVSPSAKSYLADILERDVAALKKKQTSEENKNAQQKQAKKATSVRAPTSKLSNTIQKAKKKPANAGRRVKQKYQKHKHSFMVSTDKLLKRKRVGEVVMIEKLLVLVKAAPEDRRIPSDFNEMEQIDTRLVQRWREYVVVARKSDSSESPIDLQFYKSRQISKIETHDQQHKRKSDKPDFSVGVGSHCEVNLYSSLDKSIVLWNRTSLGVEPSKKKDSMIYILRARSDASALNWLSFLASIVGICAESLITVKVPDLGVTIDVEIPFQDIETIRRFEDRSQLVSLKHMMKHSSHPSWMGTYIVEKCLDAMYQVEPIRKQLDQNWRGIVKAGLVWRRYDRLEWMFDLRGAQMQSSWAMMKTHHELELRPKVPFSLPIMIQGNPTPLAEPFPIEGFVTRLTTWRGEVRKQKLLNRSYFHTHDNLLFYALPIRALPPYVGSDTKDIPLICEIAPYKTDSHGRIEWLNHIKNVEEFDQYDLIAQFEMKRRIASISRSDGFVDLIELRDIRPEDDDKVVLVFKSGTILRFQVHDLETRNMWLKQLHDLMIYWKYRRRERMIRTNAIRQQNLDILHIDEDAEAFVGEAAAKWETDRGVADPLTYNIAGIACSRSLYMNGILFQKPTKFSTFRKYYVVLTLTDLILYLPSPSSVHWTEGGYCLTERLKSTYTRVNNYRVQSVSLSECYVYSGPVTSSDLLNRENTFDKENPGRHALPRAYADGWKSAEEESLRCFVLWFGKKSYAPTSRKDKKLSFKTVNRLGAGGTSMVFMARSRHDRDLWVTALNTVMSRLAVDSHEDIVVT from the coding sequence ATGACCTCGTCGCTATCTGCCACTCTGGAAGAGATGGATCCTGAGGCTGATCATAAAGACCCTAATATTATTCGCAAATCATCATATACAGCATTGAGACTTTACAATGAAGTGCCTTCCCAAATCGACCAGGAGACTCGTATAATTTTTGTGGGGCCCGTGCCTATGGAGTGGTTGGTAGCTAATAAGAAGACATACGGGTCCTGGGGCAAAATGAAATCATTATTTCCAAAAGTTTATTCGCGATTATGGACTGACCAAGGAAGTCAGGCAGCTGCCAACGATGATGTTAGAAAGATTACGAATGCTGCAGTtgctgcagctgccaaTAGAATGGCTGCTGAGCAGCAAAATGGTAATCCTGTAGAGGGGGTAGCTACTTCATCTGGTAGTATTCCAAATACAGGTGGACcccttgttgctggtccTGAAGGTGTCATTCGAGCTATTGATGACCTTGTTATAGCACCAAGAATCAGTGTAGACTCCACTGATCCAATGACCAGCTTCGATGCCGTTTCTGACGACGACGCATGGATTAGTACTGACGACCGACCAGACCTTGTGCCGAATCATTCATCGGATCTTGTACCTCAGCGGTACGTGGCAGCTGACGATCTGGTCTCTTTAAATCTGGACTCCTCTTCGATAGCAGAACACGTATTGGAAAATGAGGATCCTGAACCTGAAGAGGAGCCCGGTGAGAATGAGGAAAGTTCATATCCACATGCAGACAGAACAGATGATCTTATGCTATCACGTTACCTGACAACTGAAGGAGCTACGTCCACTCTTCGTACTTTACCAGCTGCTAGTGATGAATATCCTTATAATTCAGGTTCTCAAAATTCATCTCAACAATCGCTTAGTCGTGGGTCACATTTTTACTCTAACACTAGAAGTTCTCGGAATGAAAATGTCTCCCATGATGGCGATTCGCCGTTAGCTTCCTACGGCAACGGCCCGACTGGCATAATTAGCGATGACGACTCAAGAATGTCGCCATCACCACGATCGACGAGCCATCTTTTAGGGGATACATCACGACCACCTAGTCAACTTGACTTATCAAGTTCGCATTCAAAAACCTTCCAGCCTGCTCTTGTGTATAAAACTACACCCCATACGAACTCAGCATCTGAACCAACGCCGTTATTCACTGCTACCGATTCTTCTGTCTCCACAATGGGATCGATGCAGTCTTATTTCACTGCCAGAGAGTCTGTTGTTAGTACCGGTAGATCCGATTCTGAATCTTCGCGTAATAACTCGTACTTCCCACCCCAGGATGACTATATTGCATCTAATGCAGCTGACTCTGTACAATCGAACGGCTCCACGGATGACTCGTCCACATCGACAGTAAAACCCAATAAACCCCACGAGCATTCTTTATCTGGCACTGTCCctcttgctgctgagacATCTACAGCAACAGCTGTTAATCAGATTGTTAGTCCTAGTGCGAAGTCGTATCTGGCTGATATTCTAGAACGTGATGTTGCTGCtttgaagaaaaagcaGACCTCCGaggaaaataaaaatgcccaacaaaaacaagctAAAAAGGCTACTTCGGTCAGAGCACCGACTTCAAAACTTTCAAATACTATTCAGAAGGCAAAAAAGAAGCCTGCTAATGCGGGCAGAAGAGTAAAACAAAAGTACCAGAAGCATAAGCACTCGTTCATGGTTAGTACTGACAAGTTgctaaaaagaaaaagagtaGGAGAAGTTGTCATGATTGAaaagctgctggtattaGTTAAGGCTGCTCCTGAAGATAGAAGGATCCCCTCTGATTTCAATGAAATGGAACAGATTGATACGAGACTGGTGCAAAGATGGAGAGAATATGTAGTTGTGGCCCGTAAGAGCGACAGTAGTGAATCTCCCATTGACCTGCAATTTTACAAATCAAGGCAAATTTCGAAAATTGAAACCCACGACCAGCAGCACAAGCGAAAAAGTGATAAGCCTGATTTTTCGGTTGGTGTAGGAAGTCATTGTGAAGTTAATTTGTATTCATCTTTGGATAAATCAATTGTACTTTGGAATAGAACATCTCTTGGCGTTGAACCgtccaagaaaaaagacagcatgatttatatattgCGTGCGAGATCTGATGCATCTGCGTTGAATTGGCTCTCGTTCCTAGCTTCTATCGTGGGGATTTGCGCTGAGAGTTTAATCACTGTGAAAGTCCCGGATTTAGGTGTAACTATAGATGTTGAGATTCCTTTCCAGGATATAGAGACGATTCGGAGGTTTGAAGACCGGTCTCAGCTTGTTTCGCTAAAACATATGATGAAGCATTCCTCGCACCCAAGTTGGATGGGGACATATATTGTAGAGAAATGTCTCGATGCCATGTACCAAGTGGAGCCGATAAGAAAACAATTGGATCAGAACTGGCGTGGAATTGTCAAGgctggtttggtttggaGACGGTATGATCGATTGGAGTGGATGTTTGACCTTCGCGGGGCTCAGATGCAGTCGAGCTGGGCCATGATGAAGACACACCATGAGCTAGAGTTACGACCAAAGGTACCGTTCTCGCTACCCATCATGATACAAGGGAACCCTACGCCATTGGCGGAACCATTTCCTATTGAAGGTTTTGTAACGAGATTAACGACATGGAGGGGAGAAGTGCGTAAACAGAAGTTGTTGAACAGGTCATACTTTCACACGCATGATAACTTACTTTTCTATGCGTTGCCGATAAGAGCTCTTCCACCGTATGTGGGCAGCGACACGAAGGATATCCCCCTTATTTGTGAGATTGCTCCATATAAAACAGACTCGCACGGTCGTATAGAATGGTTAAACCATATCAAGAATGTGGAGGAGTTTGATCAGTATGATTTGATAGCTCAGTTCGAaatgaagagaagaattGCATCCATTTCTAGATCGGATGGTTTTGTAGATTTGATTGAATTAAGAGACATACGACCcgaagatgacgataaGGTTGTGCTTGTATTCAAATCAGGGACAATTTTGCGGTTTCAAGTACATGATCTCGAAACACGAAACATGTGGCTCAAGCAATTGCATGATTTGATGATATATTGGAAATATCGTCGTCGTGAAAGGATGATTCGGACTAATGCCATACGACAACAGAATCTAGACATCTTACATATTGATGAGGATGCTGAAGCATTTGTCGGTGAGGCCGCTGCAAAATGGGAGACTGATAGAGGAGTGGCGGACCCGTTGACCTACAATATTGCTGGCATCGCCTGTAGTCGGAGCTTGTACATGAATGGTATTCTGTTTCAAAAGCCAACTAAATTTTCAACATTTAGAAAATATTACGTGGTTCTGACGCTTACGGATCTAATTTTGTACTTGCCGTCTCCATCATCTGTACACTGGACCGAAGGTGGCTATTGTTTAACTGAGCGTCTTAAAAGCACTTACACACGGGTTAACAATTATCGAGTACAGAGTGTATCGCTATCTGAGTGCTATGTCTATTCTGGTCCGGTGACTTCATCAGATCTTCTAAATCGGGAAAATACCTTCGATAAAGAAAATCCAGGTAGACACGCGCTGCCTCGTGCATACGCCGACGGTTGGAAGTCAGCTGAAGAGGAGTCGTTACGATGTTTTGTTCTATGGTTTGGTAAGAAAAGCTATGCTCCTACGAGTCGAAAAGACAAGAAGCTATCGTTCAAGACGGTCAATCGACTCGGGGCAGGTGGCACATCCATGGTATTTATGGCAAGATCGCGACATGATCGAGATCTTTGGGTAACTGCTCTTAACACAGTGATGAGTAGACTTGCAGTCGATTCGCACGAAGACATTGTTGTAACTTAG
- the CDC53 gene encoding cullin CDC53 (Cullin; structural protein of SCF complexes (which also contain Skp1p, Cdc34p, Hrt1p and an F-box protein) involved in ubiquitination; SCF promotes the G1-S transition by targeting G1 cyclins and the Cln-CDK inhibitor Sic1p for degradation; GO_component: GO:0019005 - SCF ubiquitin ligase complex [Evidence IDA] [PMID 19882662]; GO_component: GO:0019005 - SCF ubiquitin ligase complex [Evidence IDA,IPI] [PMID 9346238]; GO_component: GO:0019005 - SCF ubiquitin ligase complex [Evidence IDA,IPI] [PMID 9346239]; GO_component: GO:0031461 - cullin-RING ubiquitin ligase complex [Evidence IEA]; GO_component: GO:0005737 - cytoplasm [Evidence IEA,IEA]; GO_component: GO:0005634 - nucleus [Evidence IEA,IEA]; GO_function: GO:0003688 - DNA replication origin binding [Evidence IPI] [PMID 16421250]; GO_function: GO:0030674 - protein binding, bridging [Evidence IMP,IPI] [PMID 9499404]; GO_function: GO:0061630 - ubiquitin protein ligase activity [Evidence IDA] [PMID 9346238]; GO_function: GO:0031625 - ubiquitin protein ligase binding [Evidence IEA]; GO_function: GO:0004842 - ubiquitin-protein transferase activity [Evidence IDA] [PMID 10385629]; GO_function: GO:0004842 - ubiquitin-protein transferase activity [Evidence IDA] [PMID 9346239]; GO_process: GO:0000082 - G1/S transition of mitotic cell cycle [Evidence IMP] [PMID 8943317]; GO_process: GO:0000086 - G2/M transition of mitotic cell cycle [Evidence IGI] [PMID 7954792]; GO_process: GO:0000086 - G2/M transition of mitotic cell cycle [Evidence IGI] [PMID 9736614]; GO_process: GO:0031146 - SCF-dependent proteasomal ubiquitin-dependent protein catabolic process [Evidence IDA] [PMID 9346238]; GO_process: GO:0031146 - SCF-dependent proteasomal ubiquitin-dependent protein catabolic process [Evidence IDA] [PMID 9346239]; GO_process: GO:0007049 - cell cycle [Evidence IEA]; GO_process: GO:0051301 - cell division [Evidence IEA]; GO_process: GO:0042787 - protein ubiquitination involved in ubiquitin-dependent protein catabolic process [Evidence IDA] [PMID 9346238]; GO_process: GO:0042787 - protein ubiquitination involved in ubiquitin-dependent protein catabolic process [Evidence IDA] [PMID 9346239]; GO_process: GO:0006511 - ubiquitin-dependent protein catabolic process [Evidence IEA]), whose amino-acid sequence MIERQRNGEDIPSSSLKQIILSFVSLGLDEQNTKRINLTVYQDFFETAFLENTRTYYTNESKEFLAHNSVVEYVKKANNRLNEEYQRVKMYLHQYTEERLMSTCDQVLISDHAAAIQNEFQVLLGDDRQEDFHTMYKLLSRVEGGLVPIQQALQAHVEKQGMEAVQKLQSQTTGGPVDPKAYVDSLLVVHMKYSALVSESFENNKDLVRALDNGCRAFINNNIIAKPTQQLDKDSKTPELLAKYADSLLKKSSKNTGEADIDASLNGIMRIFQYLDEKDAFEKFYSRLLSKRLVNNSSTSEDAETSMVAKLKEACGYEYTNKLQRMFQDMKTSADLQNQFKNTLEKKDVDFTAYVLAQSIWPLPDLKPTFELPKQLVGTFDRFQNFYGTKHSGRKLMWLWNFCKGEIRANYPKTSKTGYTFQVSVFQIAILLPFNDADTLSFQQLKEITGLSKEYLANSLHFLLKAKVLLQNPENTEISDESNSFSYNPNFKSKKVRINLNLPLKTEQKQDTEDTQKKIQDDRHLFLQAIIVRIMKARKELTHVNLVQETLEQSRRFKPRVPDIKKTIDTLIEREYLQRVVKANNTTSYQYLA is encoded by the coding sequence ATGATTGAGCGGCAGAGAAACGGTGAGGACATCCCGAGTAGCAGTTTGAAACAAATTATCCTGTCATTTGTATCTCTTGGCTTGGATGAACAGAACACAAAGAGAATTAATTTGACAGTATACCaagatttttttgaaacagCTTTCTTGGAAAACACTAGAACTTATTATACCAACGAATCAAAAGAGTTCTTGGCTCATAATAGCGTGGTGGAGTATGTCAAAAAGGCCAACAACAGATTAAATGAAGAGTATCAGCGAGTCAAGATGTACTTGCATCAATACACAGAAGAGAGATTAATGAGCACCTGTGACCAAGTATTGATTAGCGACCATGCCGCTGCCATTCAAAACGAATTCCAAGTTCTTTTAGGAGATGACCGACAAGAGGATTTCCATACAATGTATAAGTTGTTGAGTCGTGTAGAAGGTGGTTTGGTACCAATTCAACAGGCGCTGCAAGCTCACGTTGAGAAGCAAGGAATGGAAGCTGTACAGAAACTTCAATCCCAAACTACGGGCGGACCAGTCGATCCAAAGGCTTATGTCGATAGTCTTTTAGTGGTTCATATGAAGTACAGTGCACTTGTTTCGGAATCTTTCGAGAATAACAAGGATCTGGTAAGGGCGCTTGACAATGGCTGCAGAGCATTTATtaataacaatattatTGCCAAGCCAACCCAACAACTAGACAAGGACTCAAAAACCCCAGAATTGTTGGCCAAATATGCCGATTCGCTACTAAAGAaatcatcaaaaaataCTGGAGAAGCCGACATCGATGCTAGTTTGAATGGAATCATGAGAATCTTCCAATATCTCGATGAGAAAGAtgcatttgaaaagttcTATTCTCGATTGTTATCTAAGCGTCTTGTTAATAATTCATCGACTTCAGAGGATGCAGAAACTAGCATGGTAGCCAAGCTCAAAGAAGCATGTGGATATGAATACACAAATAAGTTGCAAAGAATGTTCCAAGATATGAAAACTTCTGCTGACCTCCAGAATCAATTTAAAAATACCctggagaagaaagacGTTGATTTCACTGCTTATGTACTGGCTCAAAGTATCTGGCCATTACCTGACCTCAAACCGACTTTTGAATTACCCAAACAATTGGTGGGAACTTTTGATAGATTTCAGAACTTTTATGGCACCAAACACAGTGGACGTAAGCTCATGTGGCTATGGAATTTCTGCAAAGGTGAAATTCGTGCCAACTACCCCAAGACTTCCAAGACTGGATATACCTTCCAGGTCTCTGTGTTTCAAATTGCAATTCTACTACCCTTCAATGATGCCGATACACTGTCTTTCCAGCAGTTGAAAGAGATAACTGGTCTCTCAAAGGAATATCTTGCAAATTCATTACACTTCTTGTTGAAGGCCAAGGTACTTCTCCAAAACCCGGAAAACACCGAAATCAGTGATGAAAGCAACTCTTTCAGCTATAATCCCAATTTCAAATCTAAGAAGGTTCGTATTAACCTTAATTTACCATTGAAGACTGAACAGAAACAAGACACTGAGGACACTCAGAAGAAAATTCAAGACGACCGTCACTTGTTCTTGCAGGCTATTATTGTCCGTATTATGAAGGCCCGTAAGGAACTGACTCACGTAAACCTAGTACAAGAGACTCTGGAACAATCAAGGAGATTCAAGCCACGTGTTCCGGATATTAAGAAGACTATCGATACACTAATTGAAAGAGAGTATTTACAGAGAGTTGTCAAGGCTAACAATACTACATCGTATCAGTACCTCGCATAA